The Lycium ferocissimum isolate CSIRO_LF1 chromosome 1, AGI_CSIRO_Lferr_CH_V1, whole genome shotgun sequence genome includes a region encoding these proteins:
- the LOC132054010 gene encoding uncharacterized protein LOC132054010, with protein MTGNEANPTLTDTSMEIVDQESYLRDEVRNLKQHITDMYRAWISGKPPPPLPLSYFENPSTTSILAQTQHIPPSYPLAEQEEMSRKLKSMEQSLRNLQGLRGFKSVSYKDLCMFPDVQLPPGFKIPKFDMYDGRGDPMAHLRRYCNQLRGVGGKNELLMAYFSQSLTGIAAEWYANQDISQWHIWEDMAQNFIQQFQYNIDMIPDKKSLMNLKKKPTESFKEFAIRWREQAARVRPTMKECEMLETFIQVQEEAYYQFLLPALGKPFSEAIKIGEIFGRRS; from the coding sequence ATGACCGGCAATGAAGCAAACCCGACCCTTACAGACACTTCAATGGAAATCGTAGATCAAGAATCTTATTTAAGAGATGAGGTCCGAAATCTGAAGCAACATATAACAGACATGTATCGAGCCTGGATCAGTGGGAAACCTCCTCCACCACTCCCTTTAAGTTACTTTGAAAATCCCTCCACGACCTCTATATTGGCACAAACTCAACATATTCCCCCATCATACCCACTAGCGGAACAAGAAGAAATGTCTAGGAAGCTAAAAAGCATGGAACAATCTCTAAGAAATTTGCAAGGTCTAAGAGGTTTTAAGAGTGTGTCATATAAGGACTTGTGTATGTTTCCTGATGTCCAATTACCTCCGGGCTTTAAAATCCCGAAGTTCGATATGTATGACGGACGTGGTGATCCCATGGCCCACTTAAGAAGGTACTGCAATCAGTTGAGAGGAGTCGGAGGCAAAAATGAGTTacttatggcttactttagtcaGAGTTTGACCGGAATAGCTGCAGAATGGTATGCAAATCAGGACATTTCTCAGTGGCACATTTGGGAAGACATGGCTCAGAATTTTATTCAACAGTTTCAATATAACATAGACATGATCCCTGACAAAAAATCCCTgatgaatttgaagaaaaagccTACGGAGAGTTTTAAGGAATTTGCCATTAGGTGGCGAGAGCAGGCTGCTAGAGTAAGACCTACAATGAAAGAATGTGAGATGCTGGAGACTTTTATCCAAGTTCAAGAAGAAGCGTATTACCAATTCTTGCTCCCTGCATTGGGCAAACCCTTCAGTGAAGCAATTAAGATAGGAGAAATCTTTGGGAGAAGGAGTTAA